GTATCTCTCACAACCAACGTATTTTATTGCGCTGTGAGCAGGATCGAGTCAATGCTCATCGCGAGAAGGTAAATGCAAAACAGCAAACATTACGGTATGTGATAGACGATGTCAGCAATGCCGCTTCTGCGCTTATGCTTGAGAAACTACAAGGAACGCTAATAAGTTCTTTGTTCTCGGAACTGCCAGATTACAATGAATTCGCTAGTGCTGCGTATTCGCCATCCTTAAACTTTTCCAAACTCCATGAAATATCAGCGAAAAGCAGGCCATTGAGCTCAAGTTTAATCGAGTTTGTTTCTAATCGTGAGTTCACAGAAAAGTACGGCAAGAAGTCCAAGGTAATTCTCGATCCAAAAATTGCAGCACGCCAAATAGGTATCGAGAACTGTCGTTTATTGTTCCCATTGTTAATGAGCCAGCAGCTAATTAAATGGAATGATGGCAACATTAAACACATCACACCTAAGGTTTGGCAGCACCTGGTCGTGACGTCAAATGCGACTCGAATTCGACTTCAAGAAACATCGGTAAAAGACCCTAATGTTGGTATTCTACTTGGCGTATTGAGAACTCTCCCTTTGTTTTTGATTTGTAACCACTTTTCTTCTATATTTGAAGATGCATTAGTAAAAACTATGCTCGGTTACCGAGATGCCAGTGACAAGCATGATGAATATTATGCTTGTGCAGAAGTGCTCCCAAACACCCAGTTTCTCGAAACGATGGTAGAGAAATTAGAGCTGAAGTTACTAAAAAACCTCGTTGAATTTGTAGATTGGAGCCCAAGTAATCAGTTTATAAAGAGGGCTCTTCTAGAGGAAGTGAATGATACCCCCGTGCTTGAGCGAACAGTTTATGGTGCTGCTCTGGCCCAAGGTCGAAAGTTTTCTATTTTCGAAGCGTTAGATAACAGCGAACTATTTAACGTTAAGCATCGACCTTATTGGTTTTCTACAGTTCAAATGTCTATAACGACAATTGAACAAATGCAGGATAGGGTGCCTGGAAAACTGACGACGAACATGTAAAAAGGGGAGCCACATTAAATGTGGCTCCCCTTTTTTGTTGCACTGTAACTTAATGCGAGAGCCTGACTTATTGTTATAATCTTGCTTTATCCCGTTTAACAGACGACTTCGAATGTAAACGACTCTTGTTTGGCTATTGCGTGCTTAACGGGTATACCAAAGCGCTGGCAAGTCATCAGAACTTTCAGTTTTCTGTCGGCCGGAGCGTGCTCAGAGAGGATCACCGAACTTAGGCACTCTCTATTAAGGTAGAGCTTATTACCCGTTATCTCCTCATCAGGTAACACCCAGCGATATTCCTTTTCATAACGCCAATTAGAATGCTTGAGCTTGAATATTTCGGAACCTAACCCTAATGCCTGCAATCCACTCAATGATTCTAAGTGGGACATGTTTAACTCATCTTCATATTGAACCTCAAAACAGTTGAGGTTGGCCTCGCCGCTATAGCAGTTGAGATCATACTCGATACACATGCCTTTAAAGTTGTCGCCATATTGAGACCATAGTATTGGGTGGTCGCTAGATTGAGAAAAACACATAACCTTGAAATTGTTCTGAAGTTCATTCTTGAATATATGGTTAGATTCAAAAGGATTATTGAAAGTTTTAGCGTAGTCGAACCACAACGAACACTCGGCAATCGACTGTATGTTTCTATCATGGAGAGATCTGAACTTATAAAGTTTAGGCAACATATCAAACACCTAGTTTACAAAATTGCCTGATGTTAACACTTTAATTTGCTTTTATAGCTTGAATGCATTGCATTTGATTGCTTAATCACCAAATTTATTCATATAACTGCTTGATAGGTCGAAATTTAAACACGAAATAGCAGCCTGTTTAAGTGGTTTATCTGGTGGTTGAGCGATAGCGAGCTAGTGTTCGCTTGTTGAAAATAAGATACAACGTAACTTCGAGTTTGTCAGGATGAGGTTGGTAAACAGGGACTGCTGTGTTTAATAAGCTTCGTGTCAATATCTTAAAGCTATCGGATATATTCTCTAGATCGATTCCAACGATATCCCAGTAAACTAAGTGTGACGTAAAGTACCCATGTGAAACGCGTGCGCATGTTAATTGTTTTAGATGCTAGCACGAACATTGGCGTCAGAAGAAAAGCCACATGAAAAGTTGGTGACGGTTGTAGGTAAAATAACTCAATTTGATTGGCTATTGATAAAGGTGTCGTTTTGGTGTTATCAATAAAGATGGTCGCCTGTGTGAAATCTGAAAAGAAAACAACAGCATGCCCACAAGATTCACACACAACACAGCAAAAATGACTACAAACAAGAGCATGAATCAGTAAACGAGAAGAGAAAAGCTTTCTGTTGATAAAGTTTGTGTGAATGGAGACCAAATTCGACGGTACAGACGTTGGACACATATATAGCTATTTGTTTTTTGTGATCTTAAGAGAACGCTGGTGAACGCTTAAGTAGACCAATACAGGTTAGATTAGGCGGACATTTTAAAGTGGCTCAAACCGGACATTACTAAATTGCTCTAACAGCCTATGTCAATCCCATTTTAAAATGTCCTCATTTGTCCCAAATAGAAATGTCCCCTTGTTAGGTCTTTCGACTGGAAGCTTTGAATGGTTCGGTGAGGACAGGGTTGATGGCTCGAGGTGCTGTTTGAAGGGCTCTTTGTTGTGCACGGCGCTTGGGGGCTTTCTTACTGCGGGTTCGTTGCTGTTGTTGTTCGAATTCTTCTTGTTGTTGCTGAGCAAATTTTAAAACTTGGCCGAGGCGTTTGTTGTCGACGATTTGGGCTTGTTGAACGTGCTCGAGTTTGTCGAAGGTTTTGAATTCGAGTTTTCGATGCCCGTATTGGATGGCAATTTCACCGTTTGGGTAGTCGAGTATCTTGACATGTTCGTGCGCTAGTCGGCTGTTTTCTTCAGTAGGTTCAATGAGATAAACCACTTTATCGTATTGAAATGTCAGCGACTTTGAGAGCTTGCGGGTTTCTTGCCAACTGAAAATATCGTTGAGTTCTTGCTTGGACTCTCGAACCGGACGATGCATGTTTTTCGGGTATTGAGCGGGCTTAGCAAAGCGGTGGTTAAAATCGGCGATGAAGTAGGGAAGCCAGGCGTTGGCTTGCTCGATGGTGTTGATGCCTTGTAAGCGCATCTCTTTAACCAGCCGGTCTTGCAACGTGAGATTGGCTCGCTCAACACGGCTTTTGGCTTGGGAGCTGTTGGCACAAATGAGTTCTATCGCCAGCTCTTTCAGCACGCGCCCGTATTGGGTTTGGCCAACTTGTTTGTGTTTCTCCTGATTCACTCGAAATATGGAGTGTTTGTCG
This region of Vibrio sp. BS-M-Sm-2 genomic DNA includes:
- a CDS encoding DUF2971 domain-containing protein, which produces MLPKLYKFRSLHDRNIQSIAECSLWFDYAKTFNNPFESNHIFKNELQNNFKVMCFSQSSDHPILWSQYGDNFKGMCIEYDLNCYSGEANLNCFEVQYEDELNMSHLESLSGLQALGLGSEIFKLKHSNWRYEKEYRWVLPDEEITGNKLYLNRECLSSVILSEHAPADRKLKVLMTCQRFGIPVKHAIAKQESFTFEVVC
- a CDS encoding ISNCY family transposase codes for the protein MSEKDIHRFKVLTDVREKRLRQVDAAIILNLSARHIRRLVNKLVSLGAQSLTHAARGRPSNRRYSEHFRIEILKLIREHYSDFSPTFALEKLTERHNLSVSKETLRQWMIADGLWLPHSQRKPRVYQPRYRRDCLGELIQIDGSHHDWFEGRSDKCCLLVFIDDATGRLMNLRFSETESAFDYMLTTREYLNEHGKPIAFYSDKHSIFRVNQEKHKQVGQTQYGRVLKELAIELICANSSQAKSRVERANLTLQDRLVKEMRLQGINTIEQANAWLPYFIADFNHRFAKPAQYPKNMHRPVRESKQELNDIFSWQETRKLSKSLTFQYDKVVYLIEPTEENSRLAHEHVKILDYPNGEIAIQYGHRKLEFKTFDKLEHVQQAQIVDNKRLGQVLKFAQQQQEEFEQQQQRTRSKKAPKRRAQQRALQTAPRAINPVLTEPFKASSRKT